The nucleotide sequence CGTTCTCTGACCGGCCATGTGGGGCACGTCTTCCGTTCCAATCTCCGCTTCTTTGTGGAATATACTTACGAGATGGAATCAGAAGAGTCCAGAGTCGTAACCGGCTTCGTGGGAGCCTTCTAGATAACATCACAGCTGTTAAAATAAAAACCGCCGGTTCATGCACCGGCGGTTTTTATATATGCGCTGTTTCTAGGTGGTTATATGCTTGCTGAATTCTCGTGCTCGCTTTTATCCTTGGAAAACAATGTCGCGATGAAATAGTGAATCACTAATCCAAGCCCTGCAAACATGGCCACCATACCAACCCGGATTTCATCAGTCTGATATCGAAACGGCAGGAACTCGACTCCCACCAGGCCGATTCCGGCCCCCAGCAGGACCAGGCCCCACTTTATGGAATCGTTATGTCCATTTACGTGCCGTGACAAAAACTTCACCTTCTCGTTGACCAGGCCCTTTTCGATCAATTTGTGTTTAACTTTATAATCCATGGCATACTTGACGATCAGGACCGCCGCGCCAAACACGATTATTACCGGCGATACTTCCCAGAAACCATCCATTTTAATCCTCCTCAGAAGTTATTGTTTCTGCTCTATCTGACCGGAGCACGTCTCAAAGGTTGCAGATTTTTATAAGAAATTACTGCAACATTTATTTATACTAACTGTCAGATCAATAAGGAAATGAGAAAATATGGTCGAAAAGAGAGCCCTTGTTGAACGAATACTGGCCGGTGATCAATATGCCTTTGAACAACTTGTGCGGGATTATCAGAAGCTGGTCAGCCATATTGTCTTCCGTATGATAGCCAACCCGGCCGACCGGGAGGATATCTGCCAGGAGGTTTTTATGAGAGTCTATAAAAATCTCAAGAGTTTTCGATTCGATTCCAAGCTCTCGACCTGGATCGCGAGGATAGCCTATAACGGCTGTCTGAACTATCTGGAGAAGAAAAAAGTGCCCTTGTACGATGATATAATTGAAGATGATTCGCTGACAATCGAAAACCAGGCCGATCAGGCCCCGAGTCCTGATATGAATTCCGAGGATTTCGAGCTCTCAAAAATTCTAAATAATGAGATCGAAAAGCTTCCGGTACGTTACCGGACGATCCTGACTCTGTATCATCTGGATGAGATGAGCTATGATGAAATCGGCAAGGTGACCGATCAGCCCTCCGGCACTGTCAAAAGTTACCTTTTTCGAGCGCGGAAGATGCTCAAAAAACGCCTGGAAATGAGATA is from Candidatus Zixiibacteriota bacterium and encodes:
- a CDS encoding sigma-70 family RNA polymerase sigma factor, whose translation is MVEKRALVERILAGDQYAFEQLVRDYQKLVSHIVFRMIANPADREDICQEVFMRVYKNLKSFRFDSKLSTWIARIAYNGCLNYLEKKKVPLYDDIIEDDSLTIENQADQAPSPDMNSEDFELSKILNNEIEKLPVRYRTILTLYHLDEMSYDEIGKVTDQPSGTVKSYLFRARKMLKKRLEMRYNREDLWR